In one Alphaproteobacteria bacterium genomic region, the following are encoded:
- a CDS encoding branched-chain amino acid ABC transporter permease, translating into MLATVAQAVVNGLLIGGIYALVSIGVTLIFGVVKIVNFAQGEFVMIGMYISYFLATRFGVDPLVSLVVSMPTLFLVGVLLQQFLIRRVLALGDMPQIFLTFALSLLLVNGALLLFTANYRTVQTPYTETAIHLGAIYIAVAKLIAFVVAMLLSGALWLFLHATDLGKAMRAAAQNRDVAMLMGINPDRVFCVAVGVALALAGAAGSLLMPFYPAYPMVGQVFVLMAFVAVVLGTLGNITGALIASLMMGIAESLGIQFVGADSGLIVVFVMLLLTLAIRPRGLFGGWTR; encoded by the coding sequence ATGCTTGCGACAGTGGCCCAAGCCGTCGTGAACGGCTTGCTTATCGGTGGAATCTACGCGCTTGTGAGTATTGGCGTCACGCTCATCTTTGGCGTGGTGAAGATCGTCAACTTCGCCCAAGGCGAGTTCGTGATGATCGGCATGTACATCAGCTACTTTCTCGCGACCCGCTTCGGGGTCGATCCCCTGGTTTCACTTGTCGTCTCGATGCCGACCCTCTTTCTTGTCGGCGTATTGTTGCAGCAATTCCTGATTCGCAGAGTTTTAGCCCTCGGCGATATGCCCCAAATTTTCCTTACCTTTGCCCTTTCCCTGCTATTGGTGAATGGTGCCCTGCTTCTGTTCACCGCGAACTACCGGACCGTGCAAACCCCGTACACGGAAACGGCGATCCATCTCGGCGCGATCTATATTGCAGTCGCAAAACTCATAGCATTTGTCGTCGCGATGTTGCTGAGCGGCGCACTATGGCTCTTTCTGCATGCGACGGATCTCGGAAAAGCAATGCGCGCTGCGGCCCAGAATCGAGACGTTGCAATGCTGATGGGCATTAATCCCGATCGTGTTTTCTGCGTTGCGGTCGGCGTGGCTTTGGCGCTTGCCGGCGCTGCCGGCTCCCTGCTCATGCCGTTCTACCCCGCCTACCCGATGGTCGGGCAGGTATTTGTATTGATGGCGTTTGTCGCCGTCGTTTTGGGAACCCTAGGCAATATCACGGGTGCGTTGATCGCGAGCCTGATGATGGGCATCGCAGAGTCGCTGGGGATTCAGTTCGTCGGCGCCGACTCGGGGCTGATCGTCGTGTTCGTTATGCTTCTGCTGACGCTCGCGATCAGGCCGAGAGGCCTCTTTGGAGGGTGGACGCGATAA
- a CDS encoding GntR family transcriptional regulator, producing the protein MHERAMHDLIATSLEEDIVLGRRHPRERLVEQDLCERFNTHRGDVRHALFELEKKGIVQRIPNRGAIVRDLMPRDVTEIYAVREEVEVMAARILPFPVAASDLTKLTKLQERHSAAIDNDDMLTVFYTNMHFHHTLFGLCGNACLIETIKYLEQKVYGIRFYANAFPKALERARHDHVAMIEALRNSSRDDLISLIRQHLKPSPQAYIRAYERRFGTPS; encoded by the coding sequence ATGCACGAACGCGCCATGCACGATCTCATCGCGACGAGCCTGGAGGAGGATATCGTCCTAGGGAGACGCCACCCGCGCGAGCGCCTCGTCGAACAGGACCTCTGCGAACGCTTCAATACGCATCGAGGCGATGTGCGTCATGCACTGTTCGAGCTCGAAAAGAAGGGAATTGTTCAGCGTATCCCGAATCGCGGTGCGATCGTACGGGATCTTATGCCGAGGGATGTCACGGAGATATATGCAGTACGTGAGGAAGTGGAGGTGATGGCCGCGCGCATTCTTCCCTTTCCTGTCGCTGCGTCCGATCTCACCAAGCTCACCAAGCTCCAGGAACGGCACAGTGCCGCGATCGACAACGATGACATGCTAACCGTGTTCTATACCAATATGCATTTTCACCATACGCTGTTCGGCCTCTGCGGAAACGCGTGCCTTATCGAGACGATCAAGTACCTCGAGCAAAAGGTTTATGGAATCCGCTTCTATGCCAATGCATTTCCCAAGGCGCTCGAACGCGCTCGCCATGATCATGTCGCCATGATCGAGGCGTTGCGCAATTCGAGCCGTGACGACCTGATTAGCCTCATTAGACAACACCTGAAGCCATCGCCCCAGGCTTATATCCGTGCCTACGAACGCCGCTTTGGCACGCCCAGCTAA
- a CDS encoding ABC transporter substrate-binding protein, with the protein MGTSRNWAVASRHSRRNFLKKSAGGMLAGGFLAALGILRKSRAAEAVNIGALYPVTGNFAQIGQGCVNAAKLAVQMVNDGGGIKSLGGAKLNLIISDVQSDTTVTRTETDRLISGYKLSAIHGCFASALTLIASEVAERAKVPLLTGSSSDQLNKGRHYTFTPFARASQFAQAQLQMAKLVSDNPKVAVVFENTAFGTATSNGLREQAPEAGAEIVLFEPYSAGLTDAGPLINKVKASGANMLFPVSYLNDLILIIRTIKQVGLEIAINGGSGGFVIPDFYKNVGTLADGLLGVAHWNHDIDANAQKVNEAYKSQYGEFLFEYAGGLVAQTFMIADALERAASTDPQKVRDSLASLDASEGYAAMCPGGRVKFGPDGKNIYAHPVGVQWQHGDLATVFPKEDARAPIVKA; encoded by the coding sequence ATGGGAACGTCACGGAATTGGGCCGTTGCCAGCCGGCACAGTCGAAGGAATTTTCTCAAGAAGTCCGCAGGCGGTATGCTGGCCGGCGGATTTCTCGCGGCCCTCGGTATTCTACGCAAATCTAGAGCGGCCGAGGCGGTGAATATCGGCGCACTTTATCCGGTCACCGGCAACTTTGCACAAATTGGCCAAGGATGCGTCAACGCCGCCAAGCTCGCGGTCCAAATGGTCAATGACGGCGGCGGCATCAAGTCTTTGGGCGGCGCCAAGCTCAATCTCATCATCTCGGATGTGCAAAGCGATACGACCGTGACGCGCACGGAAACCGATCGCTTGATCAGCGGCTATAAGCTGTCGGCGATTCACGGGTGCTTTGCCAGCGCTTTGACGCTGATCGCGAGCGAAGTGGCTGAACGCGCGAAAGTTCCGCTCCTGACCGGCTCAAGCTCCGACCAGCTCAACAAGGGCCGCCACTACACTTTTACACCGTTCGCGCGCGCCTCCCAATTCGCTCAAGCGCAGCTTCAGATGGCCAAGCTGGTGAGCGACAATCCGAAGGTGGCGGTGGTGTTTGAGAACACGGCGTTCGGAACGGCGACCTCGAACGGCCTGCGCGAACAGGCGCCTGAAGCGGGAGCGGAGATCGTTTTGTTCGAACCGTACTCGGCTGGCCTTACCGATGCCGGTCCCCTGATCAATAAGGTCAAGGCCTCAGGCGCAAACATGCTGTTCCCCGTTTCCTACCTGAACGACCTGATCCTCATCATCCGCACAATCAAGCAGGTTGGTCTGGAAATTGCCATTAACGGCGGCTCCGGGGGGTTTGTCATTCCCGACTTCTATAAGAACGTTGGAACGCTCGCGGACGGCCTGTTGGGTGTCGCGCATTGGAACCACGACATCGACGCCAATGCCCAAAAGGTGAACGAAGCATACAAGAGCCAGTACGGGGAATTTCTTTTCGAGTACGCCGGCGGTCTCGTCGCACAAACCTTCATGATCGCCGACGCCCTCGAACGCGCGGCGTCAACCGACCCGCAGAAGGTGCGCGACTCTCTCGCGTCGCTCGATGCTTCGGAGGGTTACGCTGCGATGTGCCCCGGCGGTCGGGTGAAATTCGGCCCTGATGGCAAGAATATTTACGCTCATCCAGTCGGCGTACAGTGGCAACATGGCGACTTGGCAACGGTGTTTCCCAAGGAAGATGCCCGTGCGCCAATCGTGAAAGCCTAG
- a CDS encoding amidohydrolase produces MRGILIRNARWLVTMDPGRRILTDGAVAIEGDRIVAVGKTADVVDRFRADKDIDASECLVLPGLIDTHVHNSQQLGRGLADGCDIPKHLLERLYGYEKEMMEDDAYWSALCCQLELIRAGTTCFIDPGSYFPELTAKALGESGLRGIVARTAFDVHDTPIGPLPSRMFRETTEIAVTKAREVVEKLNGLHEGRVRAWFALRILSGCSDELIQQIKREADAHRVGVVLHACESRDEVAGSRMKYGMSEVERMEKLGALGPNMCLIHFGWASPKEIVLSMKHDLKISCTPSTGYRLGMGSIEFGRFPEMIELGVTVALGSDAAMSSNYLDIVREMFLASGGCKAQRLDPTIMPPETMLEMATLNGAKAALWSNEIGSLEVGKKADIAVFDTRGVEWRPVLNPLANLIYSSRGGADTVICNGKVLMERGAVLSLDEPRILAEAQRRGERIAAASGLGERIKPKWPVL; encoded by the coding sequence ATGCGTGGGATTCTAATCAGGAATGCGCGCTGGCTTGTTACCATGGACCCCGGGCGGCGCATTCTTACCGACGGCGCCGTCGCGATCGAGGGCGATCGGATCGTCGCCGTCGGCAAGACAGCGGACGTCGTGGATCGGTTCCGCGCCGATAAGGACATCGATGCGAGCGAGTGCCTCGTGCTCCCGGGCCTCATCGACACTCACGTTCATAACTCACAACAACTTGGCCGCGGCCTGGCCGACGGTTGCGACATCCCCAAACATCTTCTCGAACGGCTCTACGGCTACGAGAAGGAGATGATGGAGGACGACGCGTATTGGTCGGCCCTTTGTTGTCAACTCGAGCTTATCCGGGCAGGGACGACCTGCTTCATCGATCCGGGCAGCTACTTCCCCGAACTTACCGCGAAGGCGCTCGGAGAGAGTGGGCTTCGCGGAATCGTCGCGCGCACTGCATTTGACGTGCACGATACGCCGATCGGCCCTTTGCCATCGCGAATGTTCCGCGAGACGACCGAGATCGCCGTGACCAAGGCCCGTGAGGTCGTCGAAAAGCTGAATGGCCTCCACGAGGGCCGCGTGCGGGCCTGGTTCGCGCTTCGCATCCTCTCGGGCTGTTCAGACGAGCTTATTCAACAGATCAAGCGCGAGGCGGACGCGCACCGCGTTGGCGTCGTGTTGCATGCCTGCGAATCGCGCGACGAGGTTGCTGGTTCGCGCATGAAATATGGCATGTCCGAAGTCGAGCGCATGGAGAAGCTCGGGGCGCTCGGCCCCAACATGTGCCTTATCCATTTCGGGTGGGCGAGTCCCAAGGAGATCGTGCTGAGCATGAAGCACGACCTCAAAATCTCCTGCACGCCGTCGACGGGCTACCGCCTCGGCATGGGAAGCATCGAGTTCGGCCGCTTCCCGGAGATGATCGAGCTCGGGGTAACCGTCGCACTCGGATCCGACGCCGCGATGTCGAGCAACTATCTTGATATCGTTCGGGAGATGTTTCTTGCGTCCGGTGGGTGCAAGGCGCAACGCCTCGACCCCACTATCATGCCGCCCGAGACCATGCTCGAGATGGCCACCCTCAATGGCGCCAAGGCGGCATTATGGAGCAATGAGATCGGCTCCCTCGAGGTCGGGAAAAAGGCGGACATCGCCGTCTTCGATACGCGCGGCGTCGAATGGCGGCCCGTGCTGAATCCGCTCGCCAACCTGATCTATTCCTCGCGTGGCGGGGCCGATACGGTGATCTGCAACGGCAAAGTGCTGATGGAGCGAGGTGCTGTCTTGAGCCTCGACGAGCCGCGCATTCTCGCCGAGGCTCAGCGCCGCGGCGAGCGCATCGCGGCAGCCTCCGGACTCGGTGAGCGCATCAAGCCGAAATGGCCGGTGCTCTGA
- a CDS encoding extracellular solute-binding protein: protein MTRVNRRAILKGFLAGALSLRYLEAAAEEPLALVEGAKKEGMLAFATSVSAAGFPKFMDAFSARYPFLDVNSGYYSAPTGRVLARVNAEVNSGNLSFDVLHVANLVPFLTMARTGHLLSYHSPELAAYPADAHGDDLWTTARIIGVIMAYNKNVLSPEQAPKAWVDILNPQFKGRKLIIQDAAAGTAFNQMYILEKLLGTEFMQKWGAQEPIIVATAAQLIDLLVRGEALVGATVDHFRAFEPDAVKAGIVAVYPKEGMPLALAPIAILKDAPHPNAAKLFVDFALSHDGNTLLAHDIFNVYSSRRDVEPPVGQLPLDQTHPLLPQDLADYEKAAATFPEHFDTFFKS from the coding sequence ATGACCAGGGTCAATCGGCGCGCGATATTGAAAGGTTTCTTGGCGGGCGCTTTGTCCCTTCGGTATTTAGAGGCGGCGGCTGAGGAGCCGTTGGCGTTGGTCGAGGGGGCGAAGAAGGAAGGGATGCTTGCGTTCGCGACTTCGGTCTCGGCCGCGGGCTTTCCGAAATTCATGGATGCATTCAGCGCGAGGTACCCCTTCCTGGACGTGAACAGCGGTTACTACTCGGCGCCGACCGGCCGCGTGCTCGCGCGCGTCAACGCCGAGGTCAACTCGGGAAACCTGAGCTTCGACGTGTTGCATGTCGCCAATTTGGTGCCGTTCCTTACGATGGCGCGGACCGGCCACTTGCTATCCTACCATTCCCCCGAACTCGCGGCCTATCCGGCAGACGCCCACGGCGACGATCTCTGGACCACGGCACGGATCATCGGGGTCATCATGGCTTACAACAAGAACGTACTTTCGCCGGAGCAAGCGCCGAAGGCGTGGGTCGACATTCTTAATCCGCAATTCAAGGGCCGGAAGCTGATCATTCAAGACGCCGCCGCCGGTACGGCATTCAATCAAATGTATATCCTGGAAAAGCTGCTTGGCACCGAGTTCATGCAAAAGTGGGGAGCACAGGAGCCAATTATTGTCGCGACGGCTGCGCAGCTCATCGATTTGCTGGTTCGCGGCGAGGCTCTCGTCGGCGCTACAGTTGATCATTTCCGCGCCTTTGAGCCCGATGCTGTCAAGGCGGGCATCGTTGCCGTTTACCCCAAGGAGGGCATGCCTCTGGCCCTTGCGCCGATCGCCATTCTGAAGGACGCCCCGCACCCCAACGCTGCAAAATTGTTTGTGGACTTCGCGCTCTCGCACGACGGCAATACGCTCCTGGCGCACGATATATTCAATGTGTATTCGAGTCGTAGGGACGTGGAGCCGCCGGTAGGGCAGTTGCCGCTCGATCAGACCCATCCGTTACTGCCACAGGATTTGGCCGACTACGAAAAGGCAGCGGCCACTTTTCCAGAGCATTTCGATACCTTCTTCAAAAGCTAG
- a CDS encoding FAD-dependent oxidoreductase: MKSQYRAVVIGGGVVGTSVLYHLAKLGWSDVALIERSVLTAGSSWHAAGGVHALNANPNIAVLQAYTIDLLSQIEKESGQAIDMHMTGGISVASAPERWEWLQAAYRTFQAVGIEDVRLIGPDEIKALCPIISVEGVLGGLWADREGYVDTTGTVWAYAGAAKKRGATIVEHNRVVELKHRADGLWDLVTEQGMITAEHVVNAAGLWAKHVGRMAGLDLPLSPLEHHYLITETIPEVAALGNKRELPLIVDLEGFTYLRQYQKGVLLGIYETKPQHWAMDGAPWDYGIELLQENVDRISVELEMGFTRFPCLQTAGVKKWVNGAFTFSPDGNPLVGPVAGKRGYWLACGVMAGFLQGGGVGKSLAEWMVCGEPLTDVYGMDIARYGEFASNREYIRQTTGQFYARRFVMSYPNEQLPAGRPLRTAPAHDAMSAAGCRWGNSWGLEVPLYFATEGFVEPPTLKRSSAFDIVRGECHAVRERVGLLDISAFSRYEVTGPKAREWLDGLLASKLPGPGRVRLTPMLGENGKLKGDLTLFNWGDETWWITGSYYLRQWHMRWFSDHAKPGVEVRDISDATLGFSLSGPRSRDVLARLTHQDVSQAALPFMGCAVIDVGLARARVGRLSVAGELGYEIHCPALNHTGLRRALLDAAEDLGIVEYGFVALNSLRLEKSFGIWSAEFTQAYTPRMTRMDRWIAWDKGEFVGRMAAQAERESPAPERVLVTLEIDAADADAAGYEPVWQSGKMAGFVTSGGYGHTVDKSLAMALVAPEVARVGTPLAVHVVGVERAAKVIPNSPHDPQGACMRA, encoded by the coding sequence ATGAAGTCGCAGTATCGCGCCGTGGTCATCGGCGGCGGCGTCGTTGGAACGTCGGTGCTTTATCACCTGGCGAAGCTCGGCTGGAGCGATGTGGCGCTGATCGAACGATCGGTGCTGACCGCCGGCTCGTCATGGCATGCGGCCGGTGGCGTTCACGCGCTCAACGCCAATCCCAACATCGCCGTGCTGCAGGCCTACACGATCGACCTTCTGAGCCAAATCGAGAAGGAGTCCGGACAGGCGATCGACATGCACATGACGGGTGGCATCTCCGTTGCGTCCGCTCCTGAACGCTGGGAATGGCTGCAAGCTGCCTATCGCACTTTCCAGGCGGTCGGCATCGAAGATGTTCGTCTCATCGGGCCGGATGAGATCAAGGCGCTCTGTCCGATTATCAGCGTCGAGGGCGTGCTTGGCGGCTTGTGGGCCGATCGCGAAGGTTACGTGGACACGACTGGCACGGTCTGGGCGTATGCCGGTGCGGCGAAGAAGCGCGGCGCCACAATCGTCGAGCACAACCGCGTCGTCGAGTTGAAGCACCGGGCGGACGGACTCTGGGACCTCGTTACCGAGCAGGGGATGATTACGGCTGAACACGTCGTCAATGCCGCAGGTCTCTGGGCAAAGCACGTGGGACGAATGGCAGGGCTCGACCTGCCGCTTTCGCCCTTGGAGCACCACTACCTCATCACCGAGACGATCCCCGAAGTGGCTGCACTCGGGAACAAGAGGGAATTGCCGCTCATCGTCGATCTCGAGGGCTTTACCTATCTGCGGCAGTATCAAAAGGGAGTCCTGCTCGGAATTTACGAGACGAAGCCGCAGCATTGGGCAATGGACGGTGCCCCCTGGGACTATGGGATCGAGCTCCTGCAAGAGAATGTCGACCGCATTTCGGTCGAACTCGAGATGGGCTTCACCCGCTTTCCCTGCCTGCAGACCGCCGGTGTCAAGAAATGGGTGAACGGCGCTTTCACATTCTCCCCGGATGGCAATCCGCTCGTCGGGCCGGTCGCGGGCAAACGCGGCTATTGGCTCGCGTGCGGCGTGATGGCGGGCTTCCTCCAGGGTGGCGGCGTTGGCAAGTCACTCGCCGAGTGGATGGTGTGCGGTGAGCCGCTAACCGATGTCTACGGAATGGACATCGCCCGCTATGGCGAATTCGCTTCGAACCGGGAGTATATCCGCCAGACGACCGGGCAATTCTACGCCCGTCGCTTCGTCATGTCGTACCCCAACGAGCAGCTGCCGGCCGGGCGTCCGCTCCGCACGGCGCCGGCCCACGATGCGATGAGTGCTGCCGGGTGCCGCTGGGGCAATTCCTGGGGTCTAGAAGTGCCGCTCTACTTCGCAACGGAGGGCTTCGTTGAACCACCGACGCTGAAACGCTCCAGTGCCTTCGACATCGTGCGCGGAGAATGCCATGCGGTGCGCGAGCGGGTCGGGCTTCTCGATATCTCCGCCTTTTCGCGTTACGAGGTGACCGGCCCGAAGGCACGTGAGTGGCTGGATGGACTCTTGGCGTCGAAGCTGCCCGGTCCCGGGCGGGTTCGGCTCACGCCGATGCTCGGCGAGAACGGCAAGCTCAAGGGTGACCTCACGCTCTTCAATTGGGGCGACGAAACGTGGTGGATCACCGGGTCCTACTATCTGCGCCAGTGGCACATGCGCTGGTTTTCCGACCACGCAAAGCCGGGTGTTGAGGTTCGCGACATCTCGGACGCAACGCTCGGCTTCTCACTGAGCGGCCCGCGCTCGCGAGATGTGCTGGCGCGCCTCACCCATCAGGACGTGTCTCAGGCAGCGCTCCCCTTTATGGGCTGTGCGGTGATAGACGTTGGTTTGGCTCGTGCCAGGGTCGGCCGCCTCTCGGTTGCAGGCGAACTGGGATACGAGATCCACTGTCCCGCCCTCAATCACACGGGACTTCGCCGGGCATTGCTCGATGCGGCGGAGGACCTTGGCATCGTCGAATACGGCTTCGTGGCACTCAATTCGCTCCGCCTCGAAAAAAGCTTTGGCATCTGGTCGGCCGAGTTTACGCAAGCCTATACGCCGCGGATGACCCGCATGGATCGCTGGATCGCCTGGGACAAAGGTGAGTTCGTGGGGAGGATGGCGGCACAAGCCGAACGGGAGAGCCCCGCGCCAGAGCGAGTGCTCGTGACTCTCGAGATCGATGCTGCCGATGCCGATGCCGCAGGTTACGAGCCGGTCTGGCAAAGTGGAAAGATGGCTGGATTTGTTACTTCCGGTGGCTACGGTCATACCGTCGACAAGAGTCTCGCCATGGCGCTGGTGGCGCCGGAGGTTGCGAGGGTAGGGACGCCACTCGCTGTGCACGTGGTCGGTGTCGAGCGCGCGGCGAAAGTCATCCCGAACTCGCCACACGACCCACAGGGTGCCTGCATGCGTGCCTGA